The Prevotella sp. oral taxon 299 str. F0039 genome has a segment encoding these proteins:
- a CDS encoding phosphatidylinositol-4-phosphate 5-kinase — protein sequence MRKGILTILLISVPLICCAQRIVLGSCTTKDGGLYKGEIVANKPHGKGVTTFKNGDIYEGEYVKGKREGHGVYTFADGEKYDGQWFQDQQHGKGTYYFMNNNKYVGLWFRDCQQGIGTMYYYNGDRYEGNWYQDKRQGKGKYIFSNGAYYDGLWDNDQKNGKGFFNWGDGTTYDGMWVGNQRSGKGTNKYTDGDVYTGEWLNDIQNGKGIYKFQNGDIYEGAYLEGERTGEGIFKYANGDKYTGAFKEGDKDGFGTLAWNNGDIYIGFWKADKQNGKGKLTKKNGDIYEGIFQNGKLNGEVVIHYVNGTRFKGTFRNGQRHGKAIEETKEGVRFEGSYSQDMRDGVFVEKDRNGNIIKQGRYDSGRRYEN from the coding sequence GTGAGAAAAGGAATCTTAACCATATTATTGATAAGTGTACCTCTAATTTGTTGTGCACAAAGAATCGTTTTAGGCTCTTGTACCACGAAAGATGGTGGACTTTATAAAGGAGAAATTGTAGCAAATAAGCCTCATGGAAAAGGAGTTACAACCTTTAAGAATGGTGACATTTACGAAGGAGAATACGTAAAAGGTAAAAGAGAGGGTCATGGTGTTTATACTTTTGCTGACGGTGAGAAGTATGATGGACAGTGGTTTCAAGATCAACAGCATGGAAAAGGAACCTATTATTTTATGAATAATAATAAATATGTGGGTTTGTGGTTTCGTGATTGTCAGCAAGGTATAGGTACAATGTATTACTATAATGGCGATAGATACGAGGGAAACTGGTATCAAGACAAGAGACAAGGAAAAGGAAAGTATATTTTTTCGAATGGAGCTTATTATGATGGCCTGTGGGATAATGATCAAAAAAATGGTAAGGGCTTCTTTAATTGGGGAGATGGAACCACCTATGATGGAATGTGGGTAGGTAATCAACGTTCAGGAAAAGGCACAAATAAATATACAGATGGTGATGTCTATACTGGAGAATGGCTCAATGATATTCAGAATGGTAAGGGAATTTACAAGTTTCAGAATGGAGATATTTACGAAGGAGCTTACCTAGAAGGAGAAAGAACGGGTGAAGGTATTTTTAAATACGCCAATGGTGATAAATATACAGGAGCATTTAAAGAAGGCGATAAAGATGGATTTGGAACCTTAGCTTGGAATAATGGCGACATTTATATAGGTTTTTGGAAAGCTGATAAACAAAATGGTAAAGGTAAACTAACCAAAAAAAATGGCGATATTTATGAAGGAATATTCCAAAATGGTAAACTAAATGGTGAGGTAGTAATACACTATGTCAATGGAACTAGATTTAAAGGAACCTTTAGAAATGGTCAACGTCATGGCAAAGCGATAGAAGAAACGAAAGAGGGTGTTCGTTTTGAAGGCTCTTATTCGCAAGATATGAGAGACGGAGTATTTGTAGAAAAAGATAGAAATGGAAATATTATAAAACAGGGTCGGTATGATTCTGGAAGACGATACGAGAACTAA